A genomic window from Gossypium hirsutum isolate 1008001.06 chromosome D12, Gossypium_hirsutum_v2.1, whole genome shotgun sequence includes:
- the LOC121224578 gene encoding G kinase-anchoring protein 1-A-like: MEEHFRVVPSELEIIKKDFERRNTELEKKIEQMEEEKMNLRLDVDFQKLEAEKLRKGKNKVEEELDSLKTDYKKLRLSMKTVGLGKTSEQWCEEIREERNKADGWERKFQEVQARNEALEKSLSESQKEKNELKDKVVKLEGSLLQHRSRNSVV, from the coding sequence ATGGAGGAGCATTTTCGTGTTGTCCCTTCTGAGTTGGAGATCATAAAGAAGGACTTTGAAAGAAGAAACACAGAATTAGAGAAGAAAATAGAAcaaatggaggaagaaaagatgaattTGAGACTGGATGTGGACTTTCAGAAACTTGAGGCCGAAAAATTAAGAAAGGGGAAGAATAAGGTTGAAGAAGAACTAGATAGCTTGAAGAcggattacaagaagctgcgttTGTCAATGAAAACTGTCGGGCTTGGAAAAACTTCAGAGCAGTGGTGTGAAGAGATTcgagaagaaagaaacaaagcGGACGGATGGGAAAGAAAATTTCAAGAGGTTCAAGCACGAAATGAAGCATTAGAAAAGAGCTTGTCAGAGAGCCAAAAGGAAAAAAACGAATTAAAAGACAAAGTGGTTAAGTTAGAAGGGTCTCTTCTTCAACATAGAAGTCGAAATTCTGTAGTATAA
- the LOC121224579 gene encoding uncharacterized protein, whose product MDNREVEFFKEVEEKGSICATESMTRILKVNHLVIIISHLKFNEVRAQVTPKIVIQKPVNFSYKDSKKVPWNYECNVKMSRNEALVSVAKENQEIGSYTRSEKHRDWINAQAVSAEGKFFCGRVNEREDVESRPLINEPIKEEEATEFLKFLKHSEYSVVEQLHKQSARISVLALLMSSEVHRNTLMNVLNEIYVANDISVNKLDRLVNNISTDNFIFFNDDEIPSGGMGSTKALHITTRCKGYMLPRVLIDNGSALNVLPLSTLNRLPVDSSHTKTCQNIVRAFDGTERKVIGRIEIPLLIGPNTYEVEFIVMDIKPSYNCLLGKPWIHPLGAVSSSLHQKLKLVSGGQLVTISAEEGIIASITSNAPYVETDEEAVECFFRSLEFVNARFIAEVNRITVPKISKTTKMSLQLMVGRGAVSKKGLGRHLQ is encoded by the coding sequence ATGGATAATAGAGAAGTGGAGTTTTTCAAAGAAGTGGAGGAAAAAGGAAGTATATGCGCAACGGAGTCAATGACGAGGATTCTAAAAGTTAATCATCTTGTGATTATCATCTCGCACCTTAAGTTTAATGAGGTTAGGGCACAGGTGACACCGAAGATTGTAATTCAGAAGCCGGTAAATTTTTCATATAAAGATAGTAAAAAGGTCCCTTGGAATTATGAGTGCAATGTAAAGATGTCGAGAAATGAAGCTTTGGTTAGTGTTGCAAAAGAAAACCAAGAGATAGGTTCATATACACGTAGTGAGAAGCACCGCGATTGGATAAATGCCCAAGCAGTGTCGGCGGAAGGAAAATTTTTTTGCGGCAGAGTAAATGAAAGAGAAGATGTTGAATCTAGGCCATTGATTAATGAACCAATAAAGGAGGAAGAAGCCACTGAATTCTTGAAATTTCTGAAACACAGTGAGTATAGTGTTGTAGAGCAGCTGCATAAGCAATCAGCTCGTATATCTGTGTTAGCTTTGCTCATGAGTTCAGAGGTACATCGAAATACGCTGATGAATGTGTTAAACGAAATATATGTGGCTAATGATATTTCTGTCAACAAATTGGATCGGTTGGTCAACAATATAAGCACTgataattttatcttcttcaatgatgatgaaataccatctgGAGGTATGGGGTCCACTAAGGCTCTGCACATTACTACTCGGTGCAAAGGGTACATGCTACCGAGAGTTTTGATTGATAATGGATCCGCATTGAATGTATTGCCCTTGTCTACTCTCAATAGGCTACCTGTAGATAGCTCACATACGAAAACGTGTCAAAATatagtaagggcattcgatggaacaGAAAGGAAGGTTATAGGGAGAATTGAGATACCATTGCTGATTGGCCCAAATACTTATGAAGTCGAGTTCAttgtaatggatatcaagccttcctATAACTGTTTGTTAGGGAAACCTTGGATACACCCACTAGGGGCTGTGTCTTCATCACTGCATCAGAAGTTGAAGTTGGTGTCAGGGGGACAGTTGGTGACAATAAGTGCCGAGGAGGGTATTATCGCGTCAATAACCAGTAATGCACCATATGTGGAAACTGATGAGGAGGCGGTGGAATGTTTTTTTCGATCTCTAGAGTTCGTGAATGCAAGATTTATTGCTGAGGTGAATAGAATCACAGTGCCAAAGATATCCAAGACTACAAAAATGAGTCTCCAATTAATGGTGGGAAGAGGAGCTGTATCGAAAAAAGGATTGGGAAGACATCTGCAATGA
- the LOC107947652 gene encoding protein LITTLE ZIPPER 2: MCKNMDWSPFPSHPTIASSKRRHRLKHSKVQIYRLSWKRWEENMKKDMELMNLKLYLENQSIIEENEKLRKKASLLQRENLALMSEYQKKFPHLDRFSTTLLLLLQQKH, translated from the exons ATGTGTAAAAACATGGATTGGAGTCCATTCCCATCTCATCCCACCATTGCTTCTTCAAAGAGAAGGCATAGATTAAAACATTCTAAGGTTCAAATTTACAGGCTTTCCtg GAAAAGATgggaagaaaatatgaagaaagaCATGGAACTAATGAACTTGAAGCTGTACTTGGAGAACCAAAGTATCATTGAAGAGAATGAGAAGTTAAGGAAGAAAGCCAGTCTTCTCCAACGAGAGAACTTAGCTTTAATGTCTGAGTACCAGAAGAAGTTTCCTCATTTGGATCGTTTTTCAACCACCCTTTTGCTTCTTCTACAACAAAAACACTGA